CCAAATCATTTGCGCAGCTGGGGGCCAAGGTCGTGGTCCACGGAAGGGACGGCGCAGCGCTATCGTCCATCCGAAAAGAAATCGATCTCGCCGGCGGCCGTTCGATGCAGATCAGTGGCGATGTCACGAACTTTGCCG
This genomic stretch from Candidatus Binataceae bacterium harbors:
- a CDS encoding SDR family NAD(P)-dependent oxidoreductase, which gives rise to MSSIRDQVALVTGRSRGIGAAIAKSFAQLGAKVVVHGRDGAALSSIRKEIDLAGGRSMQISGDVTNFADIEAARLRIEGEFGCLVPSHGQT